Proteins from a genomic interval of Phycisphaerae bacterium:
- the folE gene encoding GTP cyclohydrolase I FolE, with translation MIAQKNVVESLVRFPSLSARHGSTQRHSDRKVEKAVRQLLEALGEDPDREGLADTPRRVARMYGELFAGLRTDPAVHLQRVFNENYDEIVLLRNINFFSLCEHHLLPFHGVAHVAYLPNGKVVGLSKLARTVDAFARRPQVQERMTAQIADALMEHLAPKGAVVVVEAEHLCMKMRGVQKPNGTMVTSAVRGTFRDHAAARAEVMGLINGGP, from the coding sequence ATGATCGCTCAGAAGAACGTGGTTGAATCGCTGGTCAGGTTTCCGAGCCTCTCTGCAAGGCACGGTTCTACTCAGCGGCACTCGGACCGGAAGGTGGAGAAAGCAGTGCGTCAACTGCTAGAGGCTCTTGGTGAAGATCCGGATCGCGAAGGTCTGGCCGATACGCCCCGGCGGGTGGCGCGGATGTACGGGGAGTTGTTCGCGGGTTTGCGAACGGATCCGGCCGTGCACCTGCAGCGTGTGTTCAACGAGAATTACGACGAGATTGTGCTACTGCGCAACATCAACTTTTTCAGCCTCTGCGAGCACCATCTTCTGCCCTTTCATGGTGTGGCCCATGTGGCGTATCTGCCGAACGGCAAGGTGGTCGGCCTTTCGAAGCTGGCAAGGACGGTTGACGCGTTCGCCCGTCGGCCACAGGTACAGGAACGTATGACGGCGCAGATCGCCGACGCGCTGATGGAGCATCTTGCCCCCAAGGGGGCGGTGGTGGTTGTTGAGGCCGAACACTTATGCATGAAAATGCGGGGGGTTCAGAAACCGAACGGGACAATGGTCACCTCGGCGGTGCGGGGGACGTTCCGGGACCATGCGGCCGCCCGTGCCGAGGTGATGGGGTTAATCAACGGGGGTCCTTGA
- a CDS encoding prepilin-type N-terminal cleavage/methylation domain-containing protein, translating to MQRTCKKTPPVCGFTLIEVLVVVAIIALLVAILLPSLSRARAQARSVACLNNLRQIGMAVQQYAVQNADIVPRACNDFDPTNWAVVAARSIGAIKRIPAGFTVNQLRVAEIELLHCPERMLSMDYPFLDYVVSSMDPDGPRAGGETGTPNPTGEWYQVYHFQASTAPRCRTNTYRSPGEVVYLLDAEREDRNTASVGAISLAQAHQNYRTNQATEWWMGVMDVWRGLHVPQGKNNINTSDAPGPRRAARNMHLGRFTNAVFMDGHAAGVPLAQRSLPTGQPDHIAQYAYWLRLLGVKNAATIAALDPDLQ from the coding sequence ATGCAACGGACATGCAAAAAAACGCCGCCAGTTTGTGGCTTCACCCTGATCGAAGTCCTCGTCGTCGTCGCGATCATTGCTTTGTTGGTGGCAATACTGTTACCGTCCCTGAGCCGGGCGAGAGCACAGGCCCGCAGCGTTGCCTGCCTGAACAACCTCAGACAGATCGGTATGGCCGTGCAGCAGTATGCCGTCCAGAACGCCGACATCGTCCCGCGGGCATGCAATGATTTCGATCCGACCAACTGGGCCGTGGTCGCGGCCAGGTCAATCGGAGCTATCAAGCGAATTCCCGCAGGCTTTACCGTCAATCAGCTCAGGGTCGCGGAAATCGAGTTGCTGCATTGCCCGGAGCGGATGTTGTCGATGGATTACCCGTTCCTGGATTACGTCGTCAGCTCCATGGACCCCGACGGCCCCCGAGCAGGAGGCGAAACCGGCACACCCAACCCAACCGGAGAGTGGTACCAAGTATATCATTTCCAGGCATCAACGGCACCTCGCTGCCGGACTAATACCTACCGCAGCCCGGGCGAGGTCGTGTATCTGTTGGATGCCGAGCGGGAGGATCGCAACACGGCGTCCGTGGGCGCGATCTCACTCGCCCAGGCTCATCAGAATTATCGTACCAACCAGGCCACCGAGTGGTGGATGGGTGTGATGGATGTATGGCGGGGACTTCATGTGCCGCAGGGCAAGAATAACATCAACACTTCCGACGCGCCGGGCCCGCGGCGGGCAGCCAGAAACATGCATCTGGGTCGGTTCACCAACGCGGTGTTCATGGACGGGCACGCCGCGGGGGTGCCGCTGGCCCAACGCTCGCTGCCTACGGGCCAGCCGGATCATATAGCACAGTACGCCTATTGGCTCAGGCTCTTGGGCGTGAAGAATGCGGCGACGATCGCCGCGCTCGACCCGGATTTGCAGTGA
- a CDS encoding SMP-30/gluconolactonase/LRE family protein: MLAVLVVLLGTVGRTPASGGLIAPGATLVPVRSDSRFYEGPSWDTFTEKLYFSALSTNELFRLTPPDTSALWMSDTRGINGTYLANDGRLLCAQGSARRILSLRIGPNGPEDPIILAENPVWNAPNDLCQTPAGDIYFTTPDFGAQTTSKVYRLTSTGATTAVITDMPLCNGIIGSLDGSILYVSDSSRKWWRSYPVNPDGSVGAGSLFFNPSTPNQNDPDGMTIDEFGNLYFAGRGGFWIVSPDGQQLDMVAVPEFVTNLTFGGTDGRTLYITCDGKLYSLAMEVRGGRWHNVPEDNQPPAVNAGPDLRTTSRFPTAWLDGSVTDDGLPDPPGALTVAWSKVSGPGDVDWSAPTAARTLATFSTVGTYVLQLMAYDGIRSAIDQVTVRVLRVGDLDDDTSVDQDDVALFRECVTGSGNGPPITACELADIDADQDVDQTDFGLLQRCISGPGAYSDPHCAG; this comes from the coding sequence GTGCTCGCAGTCCTTGTCGTTCTGCTGGGCACGGTCGGCCGGACCCCGGCCTCCGGCGGCCTGATCGCGCCGGGGGCCACCCTGGTTCCCGTTCGCAGTGATTCACGCTTCTATGAAGGCCCCTCCTGGGACACGTTCACGGAAAAGCTTTACTTCTCGGCGTTGTCCACGAATGAGCTGTTCCGCCTGACTCCGCCGGACACGAGCGCGCTCTGGATGAGTGACACTCGTGGGATTAACGGAACCTACCTCGCCAACGATGGACGCCTTCTCTGCGCCCAGGGCAGCGCCAGGCGCATTCTCAGCCTCCGAATCGGACCCAACGGCCCGGAAGACCCCATCATCCTGGCCGAGAACCCCGTATGGAATGCCCCGAACGACTTGTGCCAGACGCCCGCAGGCGACATCTACTTCACCACTCCGGACTTCGGTGCTCAGACGACCAGCAAGGTCTATCGTCTCACCTCCACGGGCGCCACAACCGCCGTGATTACCGATATGCCCTTGTGCAATGGTATCATCGGTTCGCTTGACGGGAGCATCCTCTACGTTTCCGACAGCTCCAGGAAGTGGTGGCGGTCGTACCCCGTCAATCCCGATGGCAGCGTCGGTGCCGGCTCGTTGTTTTTCAACCCCTCGACGCCCAACCAGAACGACCCCGACGGTATGACCATTGACGAGTTCGGCAACCTCTACTTTGCCGGCCGGGGCGGTTTCTGGATCGTCTCGCCCGACGGTCAGCAGCTCGATATGGTCGCTGTGCCCGAGTTCGTCACCAACCTGACTTTCGGCGGCACCGACGGCCGCACGTTGTATATCACCTGCGACGGCAAGCTGTACAGTCTGGCCATGGAGGTCCGCGGCGGACGCTGGCACAACGTGCCCGAAGATAATCAGCCGCCTGCCGTCAACGCGGGACCCGATTTGCGAACCACCTCGCGATTCCCCACCGCATGGCTCGACGGCAGCGTCACCGATGATGGATTGCCCGACCCCCCCGGAGCACTCACGGTGGCATGGTCGAAAGTCAGCGGCCCGGGGGATGTGGATTGGTCGGCCCCCACGGCAGCCCGCACTCTGGCGACGTTCTCGACCGTCGGCACATATGTGTTGCAGTTGATGGCCTACGACGGGATCCGATCCGCTATTGACCAGGTTACGGTCAGAGTACTGCGGGTCGGGGATCTTGACGACGACACGAGTGTCGACCAGGACGATGTTGCCTTGTTCCGTGAGTGCGTGACCGGCAGCGGTAACGGCCCGCCGATAACAGCTTGCGAGTTGGCCGACATCGACGCCGATCAGGACGTTGATCAGACCGATTTCGGCCTCCTCCAACGCTGCATCAGCGGACCAGGTGCCTACTCAGACCCCCACTGCGCCGGATGA
- the folB gene encoding dihydroneopterin aldolase, translated as MASDGDRLDHIHIRDLALRCVIGIYEEERREKQDVIINITLYADLHKPCRTDDVADTIDYKVLKKKIIALVEQSSCRLIEHLAEGVAQTCLAEPRVVRVTVCVDKPAALRFARSVAVEITRDRESRV; from the coding sequence ATGGCCTCTGATGGTGACCGTCTCGATCACATCCACATCCGCGACCTGGCCCTGCGCTGCGTCATCGGCATCTACGAGGAAGAACGGCGGGAAAAGCAGGACGTCATCATCAACATCACGCTTTATGCTGATCTGCACAAGCCGTGCCGAACCGACGATGTCGCGGATACCATCGATTACAAGGTGCTTAAGAAGAAGATCATCGCCTTGGTCGAGCAGTCATCCTGCCGACTGATCGAGCACCTGGCCGAGGGCGTCGCCCAGACCTGCTTGGCGGAGCCGCGCGTGGTGCGCGTCACGGTCTGCGTCGACAAGCCGGCGGCGCTGCGTTTCGCCCGCAGCGTGGCCGTGGAGATTACCCGCGATCGAGAAAGCCGTGTCTGA
- the folK gene encoding 2-amino-4-hydroxy-6-hydroxymethyldihydropteridine diphosphokinase, producing MSDQPVDAFIAVGSNIRPQQNVTDALELLQQQVRVLASSTFYWTSPLDRTDQPRFLNGVWRIRTSLLPRSLKFDVLRGIESKLGRARTKDKYAPRPIDLDIVLYGRLMLNEPDLLIPDPDIRRRPFIAVPLLELAPDLTMPDTGEPIAALADRQTAMHLEPAEAVTKRLRQAIRTRHA from the coding sequence GTGTCTGACCAACCCGTGGATGCCTTCATCGCCGTAGGCTCGAACATCAGGCCGCAGCAAAACGTGACCGACGCCCTCGAGCTGCTCCAGCAGCAGGTTCGCGTCTTGGCCTCATCCACGTTCTACTGGACGTCCCCCCTGGACCGGACCGATCAGCCCCGTTTTCTCAACGGCGTCTGGCGCATCCGGACAAGCCTCTTACCCCGATCGCTGAAGTTCGACGTCCTCCGTGGCATCGAGTCAAAACTGGGCCGTGCCCGCACCAAGGACAAGTACGCCCCAAGGCCAATCGATCTTGACATCGTTCTTTACGGCCGACTCATGCTGAACGAGCCCGACCTGTTGATCCCCGACCCCGATATTCGTCGGCGCCCTTTCATAGCGGTGCCGCTCCTGGAGCTGGCCCCCGACCTGACCATGCCGGACACGGGCGAACCCATCGCAGCGTTGGCCGACCGGCAGACAGCCATGCATCTTGAACCCGCCGAGGCGGTGACCAAGCGCCTCCGGCAAGCGATCAGAACCCGGCACGCATAA
- a CDS encoding alpha/beta hydrolase — translation MFQRSGPALVLLAALVASSAGCALPMVLPVAVPRGEIETKTGITFAEAGGETLKLDVARPTTGKGPWPAVVCIHGGGWVSGCRMSMRPWIEYLAVYGYVAVAPTYRLAPRHPFPAAVADVRNCVRWLRRHAKEYNIDPDHIGAMGLSAGGHLSLMLGLASDDDRFGPEDEAETGESARVQAVVNYFGPGNLVPRSWSEFAVRQYLVPFLGPDAKQREEKARRASPLSYISNDDPPVLTFHGDADSLVPPPQAYELHSRLSQAGLSNELQILHRQDHGWGEPHLSRTRLDMIRFFDRHLKGPKAGRLLRAATQAHCDPETCAQAAPISGRKVLITCPATATAPE, via the coding sequence ATGTTTCAACGGTCAGGACCAGCTCTGGTTCTGCTGGCTGCGCTGGTCGCGTCGTCAGCAGGTTGTGCTTTGCCGATGGTTCTTCCGGTGGCCGTGCCCCGCGGCGAAATCGAAACCAAGACGGGCATCACCTTCGCCGAAGCGGGCGGCGAGACATTGAAGCTTGATGTGGCGCGGCCGACAACCGGTAAAGGTCCGTGGCCGGCGGTGGTATGTATCCACGGCGGAGGATGGGTTTCCGGCTGCCGCATGAGCATGCGGCCGTGGATCGAGTATCTCGCGGTCTACGGCTACGTCGCCGTCGCTCCCACATACCGTCTGGCACCGAGACACCCTTTCCCGGCGGCCGTGGCCGACGTTCGCAACTGTGTCCGATGGCTGCGGCGGCATGCAAAGGAGTACAACATCGACCCCGACCATATCGGGGCCATGGGTCTGAGCGCCGGCGGGCACTTGTCGTTGATGCTCGGTCTGGCGTCCGACGACGACCGGTTCGGCCCGGAGGACGAGGCCGAAACCGGCGAATCGGCACGGGTGCAGGCGGTCGTCAACTACTTCGGACCGGGAAACCTGGTACCAAGAAGCTGGTCTGAGTTTGCCGTCCGGCAATACCTCGTACCGTTTCTTGGGCCTGATGCGAAACAGCGGGAAGAGAAAGCTCGGCGAGCCTCTCCTTTGAGTTACATCAGCAACGATGATCCTCCTGTACTCACATTTCACGGGGATGCTGATTCATTAGTTCCGCCGCCCCAGGCTTACGAGCTTCACAGTCGGCTGAGTCAAGCCGGGCTGAGCAACGAGCTGCAGATCTTGCACCGCCAGGATCACGGCTGGGGCGAACCTCATCTGAGCCGCACCCGCCTGGACATGATTCGCTTCTTCGATCGTCACCTGAAAGGGCCTAAGGCGGGCCGCCTTTTGCGGGCCGCAACCCAAGCGCACTGCGATCCAGAAACATGCGCGCAAGCCGCACCGATATCCGGCCGCAAGGTTCTCATCACCTGTCCGGCCACGGCGACCGCTCCTGAATAG
- a CDS encoding DUF362 domain-containing protein has product MTDPRACPPASPCPPNAHRPAGPRHLRWQWLFPVAGLLSLIWFLARVVPKPLRATYPCQRIAAPMAGGFVLWIVGAITSALAYRKARALLGRAQLKLALACFAVAAVAGVIAVYYTPDRFAEAANPEPNAPIGEAKGIFPGRVVWVHDPDATDWVGPGYGHWWEPAHTNQTVVDAMMSRAIRSLTGQTSDTAAWDALIRHFNVTHGRGNVGYTPGEKVAIKVNFVGFIDMGGWGGVDPNTYNLVSKQDYMNTSPQMMLALLRQLVNVVGVNQADISIGDPVCLFANEYYNLLHDEFPNVRYLDHLGKFGRTKPQASTVNFYFSSRPSGVTQDKILAPYAEAAYFINLANLKSHTSAGVTLCGKNYYGFLRLPTEGGYYNLHDSLPEYVTGMGRYRCMVDLMGHAHTGGKALLYLIDGLYAGVHPIEVAPRKWYTDPFNGDWTSSLFISQDPIAIDSVCFDFLWAEWTDYPHMSGADDYLHEGALADNPLSGTFYDPDHPTPTVRMASLGVHEHWNNPRDRQYSRNLGTGNGIELVKGGCPVAVIAADPTSGKAPLTVNFDGSASYDTDPAGFIVEYHWDFETDGTVDATGPSATHTYTSVGDHLASLTVIDNDGERETSSLRISVEYQPGDFDADYDVDQADFGTEQGCLSGNGTNVSGICVRADLDHDGDVDAVDIEIFRGCLSGADVPAERDCAD; this is encoded by the coding sequence ATGACTGATCCGAGAGCCTGCCCGCCCGCATCTCCCTGTCCCCCAAACGCGCATCGGCCCGCAGGTCCCAGACACCTTCGCTGGCAGTGGTTGTTCCCGGTCGCCGGCTTGCTCTCCTTGATCTGGTTCCTCGCTCGCGTCGTGCCCAAGCCGTTACGGGCGACCTATCCGTGCCAGCGCATCGCCGCACCGATGGCGGGGGGCTTCGTTCTGTGGATCGTCGGCGCCATTACCTCGGCACTTGCTTATCGCAAGGCCCGCGCACTGCTCGGGCGAGCACAACTTAAGCTCGCGCTCGCTTGTTTCGCGGTGGCTGCGGTCGCAGGCGTCATTGCGGTTTATTACACGCCGGATCGGTTTGCGGAGGCGGCCAATCCAGAGCCCAATGCTCCCATCGGCGAAGCCAAAGGCATCTTCCCCGGTCGGGTCGTCTGGGTCCATGATCCTGATGCGACCGATTGGGTGGGGCCGGGCTATGGCCACTGGTGGGAACCAGCTCACACCAATCAGACCGTCGTTGACGCCATGATGTCGCGAGCCATTCGTTCCCTGACCGGCCAGACCTCCGACACGGCCGCTTGGGACGCCCTGATCCGTCATTTCAACGTGACCCACGGTCGCGGCAACGTCGGATACACCCCGGGCGAGAAAGTGGCCATCAAGGTCAATTTTGTCGGCTTTATCGACATGGGCGGATGGGGCGGCGTCGATCCCAATACCTACAATCTCGTCAGCAAACAGGATTACATGAACACGTCTCCGCAGATGATGCTGGCACTGCTCCGCCAACTCGTGAATGTCGTCGGCGTCAACCAGGCGGACATCTCGATAGGAGATCCGGTCTGCCTGTTCGCGAACGAATACTACAACCTCTTGCACGACGAGTTCCCCAATGTGCGGTATCTCGATCATCTGGGCAAGTTTGGCCGAACCAAGCCGCAGGCGTCGACCGTCAATTTCTATTTCAGCTCTCGCCCGAGCGGGGTGACGCAGGACAAGATTCTGGCCCCTTATGCCGAGGCTGCCTACTTCATCAACTTGGCGAACTTGAAAAGCCATACTTCCGCAGGGGTCACACTGTGCGGAAAAAACTACTACGGCTTCCTGCGACTGCCGACCGAAGGCGGTTATTACAACTTGCACGATAGCTTGCCCGAGTATGTCACAGGCATGGGACGCTACAGATGCATGGTCGACCTCATGGGCCACGCCCATACCGGCGGCAAGGCCCTTCTCTACCTCATCGACGGCCTCTATGCGGGTGTGCACCCGATCGAGGTTGCCCCGCGCAAATGGTACACCGATCCCTTCAACGGTGATTGGACCTCCAGCCTGTTCATCTCCCAGGATCCCATCGCCATCGATTCGGTTTGCTTTGACTTCCTTTGGGCCGAGTGGACCGACTACCCCCATATGTCCGGGGCCGATGATTACCTGCATGAAGGAGCCTTGGCCGACAATCCACTTTCAGGCACCTTCTACGACCCCGATCATCCCACCCCCACCGTGCGAATGGCCAGTCTCGGCGTCCATGAGCATTGGAACAACCCTCGGGACCGCCAATACAGCCGGAACCTGGGCACCGGCAACGGCATCGAACTGGTCAAAGGCGGCTGCCCCGTCGCGGTGATCGCTGCCGATCCCACGTCCGGAAAAGCACCGCTCACCGTGAACTTCGACGGCTCCGCATCCTATGACACCGACCCGGCGGGTTTCATCGTCGAGTATCATTGGGATTTCGAGACTGACGGAACCGTCGATGCAACCGGACCGAGTGCCACTCATACATACACCAGCGTTGGCGACCATCTCGCGTCGTTGACGGTCATCGATAACGACGGCGAGCGCGAGACCAGCAGCCTCCGGATCTCCGTTGAGTACCAACCGGGCGACTTCGACGCCGACTACGACGTCGACCAGGCGGACTTCGGCACCGAACAGGGTTGTCTCAGTGGAAATGGAACGAATGTCTCCGGCATCTGCGTCCGTGCGGATCTGGACCACGACGGCGATGTCGATGCCGTTGACATCGAGATCTTCCGCGGCTGTCTGAGCGGAGCTGACGTGCCGGCCGAGCGGGATTGTGCCGATTAA
- the argS gene encoding arginine--tRNA ligase codes for MRSIAGQLNSLFSKAIERAFGDPGRRADPMIRPAADERFGDYQSNVAMGLAKRLGSKPREVAQRIVDALAAEPQATAMCEPFEIAGPGFINIHLRPEWMADVLNAVPAAGDRDRLGIDTAENPQTVVVDYSSPNIAKQMHVGHLRSTIIGDSIARILEFEGHKVIRQNHIGDWGTQFGMLCAYLKEKMPDALSNPADVHLADLESFYKQANALDQEDAAFHERARAEVVALHNRDQSTLKAWRYIVNESRNHYMPIYRRLGVSLRQEDERGESFYADRLAGVVAELERDFGQGAPSRPLDEPRGSSPRSDLPRIRVEVSDGALCVFHETPSGEPMFKNPDGKPVPMIIRKSDGAYLYATTDLAAVQFRIRELGADRIVYVTDARQAQHFEMVFATARAAAWTLHGGRTTPVQLDHVTFGSILGDDRKPLKTRSGENVRLADLLDEAVNRAEKLIRSNEADPAKRRGFTQDEIRDIAEAVGIGAVKYADLSQNRQSDYVFSWDKMLAMEGNTAPYMMYAYARIRSIYRKGAEESRDLAAGRVQLVEPAERVLARQVLRLPETLEGAAVGLRLNIITEYLYNLAGAFMSFYEACPVLKAGSDALRASRLRLCDLTARALRIGLDLLGIRVVERM; via the coding sequence ATGAGGTCGATCGCCGGACAACTGAATTCGCTGTTCTCCAAGGCCATCGAACGGGCCTTCGGCGACCCCGGCCGCAGGGCCGATCCGATGATTCGCCCCGCCGCCGATGAAAGGTTCGGAGACTACCAGAGCAACGTGGCCATGGGTCTGGCCAAGCGGCTCGGGTCCAAGCCCCGCGAGGTGGCCCAGAGAATCGTGGACGCCTTGGCCGCTGAACCGCAGGCTACCGCCATGTGCGAGCCCTTCGAGATCGCCGGGCCGGGCTTTATCAACATTCACCTGCGGCCTGAGTGGATGGCCGACGTTCTCAATGCCGTCCCCGCCGCCGGCGACCGCGACCGCCTCGGCATCGACACGGCCGAGAACCCACAAACTGTCGTCGTCGACTACTCCAGCCCGAACATCGCCAAGCAAATGCACGTCGGCCACCTCCGCAGCACCATCATCGGCGACTCCATCGCCCGTATCCTCGAGTTCGAAGGTCACAAGGTCATCCGCCAGAACCACATCGGCGATTGGGGGACGCAATTCGGCATGCTCTGCGCCTATCTCAAAGAGAAGATGCCGGACGCCCTGAGCAACCCGGCGGACGTTCACCTCGCTGACCTGGAGAGCTTCTATAAACAGGCCAACGCCCTTGATCAGGAAGATGCCGCTTTTCACGAGCGGGCTCGGGCCGAGGTCGTTGCTCTGCACAACCGCGACCAGAGTACCCTGAAGGCCTGGCGGTACATCGTGAACGAGTCGCGCAACCACTACATGCCCATCTACCGGCGGCTGGGTGTCAGCCTGCGTCAGGAAGACGAACGCGGCGAAAGCTTCTACGCCGACAGACTTGCCGGCGTCGTCGCCGAACTCGAACGCGACTTCGGCCAAGGTGCTCCATCCCGGCCTCTTGACGAGCCGCGGGGTTCATCCCCGCGGTCCGATCTTCCACGTATTCGCGTTGAAGTCTCCGACGGCGCCCTCTGCGTCTTTCACGAAACCCCGTCCGGCGAGCCGATGTTCAAAAACCCCGACGGCAAGCCCGTGCCGATGATCATTCGCAAGTCCGACGGCGCCTACCTCTACGCCACTACGGACCTGGCAGCCGTGCAATTCCGCATTCGCGAACTGGGCGCCGACCGCATCGTCTACGTCACCGACGCCCGTCAGGCCCAGCACTTCGAGATGGTCTTCGCCACCGCCCGGGCCGCCGCTTGGACGCTCCACGGCGGCCGCACGACGCCCGTGCAACTCGACCACGTGACCTTCGGATCGATCCTCGGTGACGACCGCAAGCCGCTCAAAACCCGCAGCGGCGAGAACGTCAGACTCGCCGATCTGCTTGACGAGGCCGTCAACCGGGCCGAGAAACTGATCCGCTCCAACGAAGCCGACCCTGCCAAACGCCGCGGCTTCACCCAGGACGAAATCCGCGACATCGCCGAGGCCGTCGGCATCGGGGCGGTCAAGTACGCCGACCTCTCGCAGAACCGCCAGAGCGATTACGTGTTCAGTTGGGACAAAATGCTGGCCATGGAGGGCAACACCGCCCCGTACATGATGTACGCCTACGCCCGCATCCGCTCGATCTATCGCAAGGGCGCCGAAGAGAGCCGTGATCTAGCGGCCGGCCGTGTTCAGCTTGTCGAACCGGCCGAGCGGGTCCTTGCCCGCCAGGTGCTCCGCCTGCCGGAAACCCTCGAAGGCGCCGCCGTCGGCCTGCGGCTCAACATCATCACCGAATACCTGTATAATCTGGCAGGAGCCTTCATGAGCTTCTACGAGGCCTGCCCGGTCCTCAAGGCCGGCTCCGACGCCCTTCGCGCCTCGCGCCTGAGGCTCTGCGACCTCACCGCCCGGGCCCTCCGCATCGGCCTCGACCTGCTCGGCATCCGCGTCGTCGAACGAATGTGA
- a CDS encoding SDR family oxidoreductase — protein MDLSGKTALITGGGKRLGRATALALASQGVSVVVHYQTSTQAAEQCADAARRLGVNAWTIHADLGDTAVCEKLFDRAGKQAGSIDILVNNASIFPRNTLLDMTVPDVAENVQVNAMAPFLLSRSLAAQGRPGAIINLLDTRVVHYDRVHAAYHLSKRMLLTLTRMMALEFAPSIRVNAVAPGLILPPPGEDESYLQKMAAGVPLRRMGSVEEITAAVLFLLRSDFITGQVIFVDGGFHMKGSVYGL, from the coding sequence ATGGATCTCTCCGGCAAGACGGCACTGATTACCGGCGGCGGTAAGCGGCTCGGGCGGGCGACGGCGCTCGCCCTCGCATCCCAGGGAGTATCCGTGGTCGTGCACTATCAGACTTCCACCCAGGCCGCCGAACAGTGCGCCGACGCTGCCCGACGCCTCGGTGTCAACGCTTGGACCATTCACGCCGACCTGGGCGACACGGCGGTCTGCGAAAAGCTGTTCGACCGGGCCGGGAAACAGGCCGGATCGATCGACATCCTCGTCAACAACGCATCGATCTTCCCGCGGAACACCCTGCTCGATATGACGGTGCCGGACGTCGCGGAAAACGTCCAAGTCAACGCGATGGCGCCCTTTCTCCTTTCTCGGTCGCTCGCCGCCCAGGGACGCCCCGGCGCGATCATCAATCTCCTCGACACCCGAGTCGTCCATTACGACCGCGTCCATGCCGCCTATCACCTGAGCAAACGGATGCTGCTGACGCTCACTCGAATGATGGCCCTGGAGTTCGCTCCGTCGATCCGGGTCAACGCCGTGGCTCCCGGACTCATTCTCCCGCCCCCGGGCGAAGACGAGTCCTATCTCCAGAAGATGGCCGCCGGCGTTCCCCTCCGGCGAATGGGCAGCGTCGAGGAAATCACCGCAGCCGTCCTCTTTCTGCTGCGAAGCGATTTCATCACCGGCCAGGTGATCTTTGTCGACGGCGGTTTTCACATGAAGGGAAGCGTGTATGGCCTCTGA
- a CDS encoding B12-binding domain-containing protein, translating into MKELVSPKQVALALGVSEASLKRWCDKGLIPAIRTAGGHRRLPINGVIHFIRQTGQHVARPEILGLPPITRQTAAAIESLKTLFRDALESGDEDQARRIVMSMFVNGRKAHEICDSIIAPSFHEIGDRWQHGEIEIYQERRGVEIVSRLLHELRLILPPPPEAAMTAIGATLQGDPYGLATSMVEVTLLEAGWAARSYGCGHPAATLAAAIEDVRPSLFWLSASVIREIPVFIQECRLLYETALSCGSAFVIGGRALVPEIRCQIGYSAFCDTLAHLWGLAMALRPRGGG; encoded by the coding sequence ATGAAAGAGCTGGTCAGTCCAAAGCAGGTCGCGCTGGCACTGGGCGTAAGCGAAGCGTCTTTGAAACGCTGGTGCGATAAAGGATTGATACCCGCGATCCGGACCGCAGGCGGCCACCGGCGATTGCCGATCAACGGCGTCATCCATTTCATCCGGCAGACGGGTCAGCACGTGGCTCGGCCCGAAATCCTCGGCCTCCCGCCGATCACCCGGCAAACCGCCGCCGCCATCGAGAGCCTCAAGACCCTGTTCAGAGATGCCCTCGAGTCTGGCGATGAGGATCAGGCTCGACGAATCGTGATGAGCATGTTCGTCAACGGGCGCAAGGCTCATGAGATCTGCGATTCCATCATCGCCCCTTCCTTCCACGAAATCGGCGACCGGTGGCAGCATGGCGAGATCGAGATCTACCAGGAACGCCGTGGCGTCGAGATCGTGTCGCGACTGCTTCACGAACTGCGGCTGATTCTTCCCCCGCCTCCCGAGGCGGCAATGACCGCGATCGGCGCCACATTGCAGGGCGATCCTTACGGGCTCGCGACGAGCATGGTCGAGGTAACCTTGCTGGAAGCGGGTTGGGCGGCGAGGTCCTATGGCTGTGGTCATCCGGCGGCTACCTTGGCGGCGGCCATCGAGGATGTGCGGCCGAGCTTGTTCTGGCTGAGTGCGTCCGTTATCCGAGAGATCCCCGTTTTCATTCAAGAGTGTCGCTTGTTGTATGAGACGGCCCTGAGCTGCGGAAGTGCTTTTGTCATCGGCGGTCGAGCACTGGTCCCCGAGATCAGATGCCAGATCGGCTACTCGGCGTTCTGCGACACCCTCGCTCACTTGTGGGGTCTTGCCATGGCCTTGCGACCGAGAGGAGGCGGTTGA